The following coding sequences are from one Brassica oleracea var. oleracea cultivar TO1000 unplaced genomic scaffold, BOL UnpScaffold00888, whole genome shotgun sequence window:
- the LOC106320338 gene encoding uncharacterized protein K02A2.6-like, whose protein sequence is MGPFPSSYGNKYILVDVDYVSKWVEAVASPTNDAFVVIKLFKSIIFPRFGIPRIVISDGGSHFSNNVFEGLLRKNGVHHRVATPCHPQTSGQTDERKTKRRLDTRITAPVRAKKLGRESPRMDLFHSLTTSRTRKKRQRARHGETVQSRTPGTTMTTYSTVNG, encoded by the exons ATGGGCCCTTTCCCTTCTTCGTACGGAAATAAATACATCCTAGTCGATGTTGACTATGTGTCAAAGTGGGTTGAAGCGGTAGCTTCCCCAACAAACGACGCATTCgtagttattaagcttttcaaaagcattatcttcccGAGATTCGGAATACCCCGAATAGTCATAAGTGACGGTGGTTCCCATTTCAGCAACAACGTTTTTGAAGGACTACTCCGTAAGAACGGAGTACaccatagagttgctacaccctGCCACCCGCAGACGAGTGGgcag ACCGACGAGAGGAAAACGAAGAGGAGATTAGACACCCGCATCACGGCTCCAGTCCGTGCAAAGAAACTTGGCCGAGAGAGCCCGAGGATGGACCTATTCCACTCTTTGACCACTTCGCGGACACGCAAAAAGCGGCAAAGAGCTCGGCATGGAGAAACCGTGCAATCGAGGACACCTGGGACGACTATGACAACATATTCTACAGTGAATGGCTGA